Proteins from a single region of Argopecten irradians isolate NY unplaced genomic scaffold, Ai_NY scaffold_0322, whole genome shotgun sequence:
- the LOC138312446 gene encoding E3 ubiquitin-protein ligase TRIM56-like, whose protein sequence is MSAVPVEKLQRALRCRMCSNVLEDARVLKCGHTFCFLCIKRDYERHQLNKGNCPVCDENYFVRERDPQYLSEAFVVNDVLDILKSVGSCAFCQEDDGKNVCLKCKLYMCSYCSERKEAFCEHEVVSTDFLNSNPFLRDVVRLSKSKQTCTLHPEKDVSLFCNDCKHVICKECKNEVHRYHKTIVLHQAVSRVAEKDFPRKLESKRQALDMMSRFVTECKEYRNDQPVVNIMEKNVQSLRTKCLIC, encoded by the coding sequence ACGCCAGAGTACTCAAGTGTGGACATACGTTCTGTTTTCTCTGTATCAAACGAGATTACGAACGCCACCAACTCAATAAAGGAAACTGTCCCGTATGTGATGAGAATTATTTCGTACGAGAACGAGATCCACAGTACCTATCAGAGGCTTTTGTTGTTAATGACGTTTTGGATATATTGAAATCAGTCGGTTCGTGTGCTTTTTGTCAGGAAGACGACGGTAAAAATGTCTGTTTAAAATGCAAGCTCTATATGTGTAGTTATTGCTCAGAGAGAAAAGAAGCATTCTGTGAACATGAGGTGGTAAGCACGGACTTCTTGAACTCTAATCCATTTCTTCGAGATGTTGTGCGACTGAGCAAATCCAAGCAGACATGTACGTTACACCCAGAAAAAGATGTAAGTCTTTTCTGCAATGactgtaaacatgttatatgtAAAGAGTGTAAAAACGAAGTACATCGTTATCACAAAACTATAGTGCTACATCAGGCTGTGTCAAGAGTAGCTGAGAAAGATTTTCCACGGAAATTGGAATCGAAAAGACAGGCACTGGACATGATGTCTAGGTTTGTCACAGAATGTAAAGAATACCGAAACGATCAACCCGTTGTCAACATTATGGAGAAGAATGTTCAAAGCTTAAGGACGAAATGCTTGATTTGTTGA